TAAACCAAGATTTCTTTTGAAGTCCCacaacttttaaattttaaaaatgtgatttgaATTCTGTACCCATCACACCCTGAGAGAACGCAAGtggtatattattcaattatttcAGTTGACTTCAGAGACTCTGGTTCCAGTACCAGTTACTCCATTCTTCATCGTGGAATCATGGCCTGTCTCAAGAACTTTTGTGCATCGTTAGCTCAGCTCAGGTAAGTTTTACATCCTTCAACTCTTCCACGAACATGCcccatttaattttatttttacattttttaaaaagaaaaaactacGGAGATGGCAGAAGTTTTACTTCGTAATTCAGTTTTTGGTATTAAAGTTGCAAGTATGGCTATTCTAGACTAATATTGTAATTGTACAGCAGAAATAGGTTGAGCATAAATTTGCTAAAAGTATCTCAAGTAGTAAAAATAGTTATTCTGTCAAGAGTCAAAaagattaaaaaattaaaaaattaaaaaagcaAAAGAGTACTATAATTAATTAAGATGGTTCTGATTCTGAAGTAGAATTTTCAGTACTCATCAATGGAAACTCTAGATTAGAAACCGAGTCTGAGGAAGCAGAGTCATGAAACCTGTTAAGTAGCTTCTTGGTGAGGTTCCATGTGCACTTTGCAGCTGCATCTACTGGACACGAAACAATCCCTACAATGAGACAGACAACCCATTGAGCCAAATTCAAACTCTCATCCCCAACCAGGACATGGGCCACCTCAATGAAACTCGCCTGTAGTCCCAGTACGAACACCATAGCCAAAGAAAACCAAGGATTTCGATGAATCCCCTTCCACACGTTTATCTTCTCTAGCTCTCTTGAATTCACCTGGTTGAAAATTTGGCAGAGAACGAAACTGTTGAAAATCATGGGCTTACTGACATGCTGCTGCCGCTTATGAATCCTCAAGAAGTGCAGTAGATAATGCCCTTTGAATTGAAATGTGACCAAGATGGTAGTCTGATATAAAGCCTGAATGATTATATTTCTACACATGGCTTTTGAAATGAGAGGCTCATTTGTTCTGATTGGAGGCTTGTGCATCAGCTCATCATTGGGTAATTCCATCAGTAGAGCAGGCCCTATTACAAGAGTTGTGACCAAATTAGTCCAAATCAGTTGAATGCCGGTAATAGAGTTTGATCCCAACCACATTGTGGTGATGGATGCTATCAATGTTCCAGCAATGTTGGTGACGAGATCTAGTTGAATGTACTTTTGAATGTTGTGATAAGTACATCTTCCGCACTCTGTAACAGTCAGCAAGGACCTCAAGCTCCCATCAAAAACTTCCAGGTTAAAGATCTCTCTTATCATTTTGCTGCTGCGAGTCCCCATTGTAACACAGAGATTAGCTTGGCTTTGCATGGGAATGTCTTCTATTCTACTTCCAAGTGCTATGACAACGTCTCCTTTCCTTTTCAAGCATTCCATTAGAAGTATTCTGTCAGACGGAAGAGAGTTACCCATTACACAGATTTTATCTGCTTTCTCCATCCTCTCTTGCTCATTGTAGCCTCGAAAATCTTCACCTGTAATTACCAGTCCATCCGGGGGAAGAATTTCACAAGCAGTAGCTATCTTCTTAAGCTCTGACTTGTCATCTTCTGAGATTAATATGAACTTCACTTGGGCTGCTTTAAAATTTTCCAATGTCTCCTTTATTTTTGCGCAACAGGTGTACTCCTTGAGACCAACCATTGCTATTAAGATTAAGCCATCTTCGTCCATCAAGTCATCGTTTTCCACAACTGTTGCATCAACCTGCTTGCAAGCAAAAGCAACCGGTTTTAGATCTTGGGACCGCATCTTCTCAATATTCTTCTTAAAAATCTCTAGTTTGGTACCATCCaatttttcttcctttccattcTTGTCGTAGTAGCTCGCGCACTTTCCTAGTATTGTTGATGCAGGGCCTTTAAAATGCAAAGACATATTCTCTATCTTGGCGTTCTTCTTCTTCATTAAAACTGCACTTCCTTCTTCATTTGAGATTAATCCCTTAATCTTCATGACTGTACAACGTCGCCACAAAGTGTCGAGCTTTATCCCCAAGTTTGAGTTAGCCCATGGAAGAAGCGGGTCCTCTTCCTTACGAGCACTTGATGGCATCACAAGTGGCGCGATGATACCATTACCAAGAGCTTCACGAATGAGTTTTGGCATCTCAGCAAGATTGATGGCTTCATCAATACCACCAATGAAACACATGGAAACATCAGTTGGGTTCAATGGAGTTTTATCAGTGCAAATGACTGTTGCTGATCCCATTATCACAGAACCCAGCAGTCCTGGATCTGAAGCTATTTCAGACAACATCTTCTTTCTCCATAAAATGGTGGTAATTGTAATGATAACCGGTACTCCTTCCTCAAGTCCCACCATTACAACAGTCAGTAAAGTTACTAAATTTGCACCCATAATTCCTCTTGGTTTCATGACAATTCTCTCTATAAAATCCACGATTCCGTTGTTCGTAGTTGGACTCCCTTTGATCTTTGGAAGATCAGAGTCAGAATCAAAATCTTTGTTAATCATAAAACGTACAAAAGGGACTACCAGAATGATGATAGAGATTATGAGCCCGACCATGTGCATAACCTTACTCAACCTATCAAGTTGAGCAGGAAACCTCATGATCCTGTCTGGGGTTTGAGCGGTAGCGGCTGCTGAACTCATGAGCTTACTAAATTTGGTGTGTGTGCCCGCAGTCGTAACTAGCATACGTCCTTCTCCATGAGTCACTGTAGAACCGTGAAATAGAAACGGATGTTCTTTGTCAACGGTCAAATATAACCCGTCATGCACCACCAAAGATTCACCTCTAATGAATAAACCATCGGCAGGGACTAGACACCCGGTTTTCAACAAAATAACATCACCTTGGACGAGTTGGGAGATGCAAACTTTTTGTTCGATGTTCCGTCTGTAAACAGTGACCAAATTCTGCTCCAAATGTAATGGATCCCGCCGCGATCGTGTAAGTAGCCAGAGCTCATGTAATGTAGGCACAACTACGAGTGTGATAACGCCAACCATTATGAAAAACCCCTCGTACCAACCGTTCTCGGCCCCATCTTCCTTTATACCAAATCCAATCGACAACGCCGCAGCTATAGTAAGAAACATAATAGCGGCATCATTGCAGTGTTTTAAAAGGATTCGGAACAAGTCTGAAGAAGGCTGAGCTTCAGTTGCCTGCCCTGTAGTGGGGAGATCTAAATCACTCTGCGACTTTCGCCAAGTTATATCCTTTTGGTCGCCAGAGATTCCAGCCTCCAAATCAGTATTTAAAGCCTCGGCGATTCCTTTGACACCTCCGAATTGGTTCAAGGAATCAAAATCCTCGGTGTTCACTATCCTGACGATGTGTGTAAGTTGTTGGATTGCATCAGTAGTGGTAGTATCAACAGCCGTGGCAGCCgtgctagtagtagtagtagtagtagtagtaccaaTACTAGTCTCCGCCTCCCCCGGAATATCCACATGGATTTGACCATGATGATCATTAGATAATGCAAGTGGAACATCTGTGCCGCTTGCTCCCCTCAGGACTGATTCTGATACCTTCCAGAAATAATAAAATCAAGACAAAATAATGTTAATTGATTTATATAAtactggtatatatatatatatatatgtcgaTCTATCATTAGTGCTTCTGCGTAGTACTTGTGCTTCGAAAATGGATGAGTTGTGGTAGGACGAACATGAACTAATAAGTAGATTGCTAGCTAGATTTCGTGTTTATAAGATGTTGATTCGCCAACTGACTTGTTTCTTCTCATTAGGCTTTACAAGGAGGCAGTACTAGCGGTTCACGTAATTTAGTGTCTATTATCAACAACAtgcagaaaaagaaaagaaaacgaAATCAAGTTATAACTTGTACTTTCCTAGAAAGAatgtacaaaaataaaatatatacattagcTGATACTCTTATTTACCTTTTGGTATATACGCGTAGTGTGTGCAtaaatttttgtcatttttctaAATGCAGCATTAAATTATGCAAGTTATAATTTGgttacttaaaataaaataataataataaaagacgAATTATCATATTGCAATGGCAACAGTAACACAACCATAATAATACTTATGAAATGTTAAAACATAATAATGCCAAATGACaaaatatcaaataaaataataaatgttttaataaaaaaacataGGTTAGACATCGTTGTGGTCGTATAAACAGACTAATGGTACTGCAACTATGAGAAGATCACAACTTTGAATCATTCTTCcgtaatggaaaaaaaaaacattgttgaaaaattaatataatataatataatatttgtgATACTGACATTATTCACACAAAAAAATGTATGGTATTTGTGTCACTACTCAATAGGAA
This genomic interval from Humulus lupulus chromosome 8, drHumLupu1.1, whole genome shotgun sequence contains the following:
- the LOC133794766 gene encoding calcium-transporting ATPase 12, plasma membrane-type-like; this encodes MTLHELKADLDLSQLSSACTALLVTSGSTTTSYDVVPARKVVRWRVLVIVLKKFILLLKQNAQNGNQQRLLTHPLAPPQYVPVPRNTDAHVIEVSESVLRGASGTDVPLALSNDHHGQIHVDIPGEAETSIGTTTTTTTTSTAATAVDTTTTDAIQQLTHIVRIVNTEDFDSLNQFGGVKGIAEALNTDLEAGISGDQKDITWRKSQSDLDLPTTGQATEAQPSSDLFRILLKHCNDAAIMFLTIAAALSIGFGIKEDGAENGWYEGFFIMVGVITLVVVPTLHELWLLTRSRRDPLHLEQNLVTVYRRNIEQKVCISQLVQGDVILLKTGCLVPADGLFIRGESLVVHDGLYLTVDKEHPFLFHGSTVTHGEGRMLVTTAGTHTKFSKLMSSAAATAQTPDRIMRFPAQLDRLSKVMHMVGLIISIIILVVPFVRFMINKDFDSDSDLPKIKGSPTTNNGIVDFIERIVMKPRGIMGANLVTLLTVVMVGLEEGVPVIITITTILWRKKMLSEIASDPGLLGSVIMGSATVICTDKTPLNPTDVSMCFIGGIDEAINLAEMPKLIREALGNGIIAPLVMPSSARKEEDPLLPWANSNLGIKLDTLWRRCTVMKIKGLISNEEGSAVLMKKKNAKIENMSLHFKGPASTILGKCASYYDKNGKEEKLDGTKLEIFKKNIEKMRSQDLKPVAFACKQVDATVVENDDLMDEDGLILIAMVGLKEYTCCAKIKETLENFKAAQVKFILISEDDKSELKKIATACEILPPDGLVITGEDFRGYNEQERMEKADKICVMGNSLPSDRILLMECLKRKGDVVIALGSRIEDIPMQSQANLCVTMGTRSSKMIREIFNLEVFDGSLRSLLTVTECGRCTYHNIQKYIQLDLVTNIAGTLIASITTMWLGSNSITGIQLIWTNLVTTLVIGPALLMELPNDELMHKPPIRTNEPLISKAMCRNIIIQALYQTTILVTFQFKGHYLLHFLRIHKRQQHVSKPMIFNSFVLCQIFNQVNSRELEKINVWKGIHRNPWFSLAMVFVLGLQASFIEVAHVLVGDESLNLAQWVVCLIVGIVSCPVDAAAKCTWNLTKKLLNRFHDSASSDSVSNLEFPLMSTENSTSESEPS